TACTACAGCCAATGCGAGCATCATATGGCGCCGTTCTTCGGCAAGGTGCACGTCGGCTACATTCCGAGCGGCCGCATCGCGGGGCTGAGCAAGTTCGCCCGCCTGGTGGAGGCGATCACCCGCAGGCTGCAGGTGCAGGAGCGCATCACGTCGGACATCGCGGATATTCTGGAGCGCGAGCTGAAGCCGCACGGCGTAATCGTCGTCGTCGAAGGCGAGCACTTGTGCATGTGCGCGCGCGGCGTGAAGAAGCCGGGCAGCAAAACCGTCACCTCGGCGGTGCGCGGCTCCTTCCGAGACAACGCGGCCCTGCGGGCGGAGTTCATGTCTTTGCTGAACCGCTGAACACGGCATCGCAACGCCGCCGTACAATAAAGAGCCCTTTCTTCCGCTTGGCGGCGGACGGAAGGGCTCTTTTGCCGGGAGGAGCGGCCTTGAGACGGGCCGGCGAGCGGGCGATCGGACCGGAGCAACGGTCAGGCCGGCCGGGGGCTTCCTGACGCCGCCGTTCACGCCGGTTCCGCGGAACCTTCCGCTTCCGCCGAGATGACGCCGGACGGCGCGCGCACCGGCCGGGTATCGCCGGATACGGCGTTGAGAAATTGGACGACGCGGCTCATATACTCCTTTTTGTGATAGCGGAACAGCAGCTCGTGATAGCCGTCCGGCACCAGCCACAAGCCGCTGGCTTCATGGGAGGACTGATTGGCTGCGAGCTTCTCCGCCAGCTCGAACGGCGCTTTGTCGTCCAGCTTGCCGTGCATCATGTAGATCGGAATATCGTAAGTGGTGGAGAGCACCCGCTCCGTCGGAATTTCCTGCAGGCTGACCCCGTTCAGCATCGGGAAAAACCATTTGATCAGGTACACGGACGGGAAACGGGGCAGGTTGACGTACTGGCGCAGATTGTGGTACAGCGTGTCGGCGGTCAGCAGGAAGGTGCTGTCCAGCAGCATGCCCGACAAATCGTCGGTCTGCAATGCGGCCTGCAGCGCGATGCCCGCGCCCATCGAGAATCCCCACACGAATATCTCCTCGGCTCCCTTCTCCTTGGCGAATTGGATCGCCCCAAGCAGCTCGCGCGTCTCGATCACGCCCGCCGTTACGGGCTGCTTCTCGTTGTAGACGTAGCCGTAATCGAACAACAGCGCGTTGTACCCCAATTGGTGGACAGCCTTGGTCAGATCGAGCATCGGCACCCAATACTCCTCGCGGTTGGCGCCGTAGCCGTGCGAGAATACGATCGTCCGTTTGCTGTTGCCGGCAGGGACATACCAGCCTTCAAGCCTGGAGGGGTAGCCGACGGCAGGAAACGTGACGTCTTCGTAGGCCAGCCCGTGAGCGGCCATCGGATTGGAGGACAGCGGGATCGGGTCGGGCCGCGCCAGTATCCAGGCGACGTAAGCGTGGAATCCGATAGCGGGGGCCGCAACAAGCGCCACGAGGACTACTGCGATCCACATCAGAAGCCGGGACCCGGAGGAGGCGCGTTTTCTCGGAGGATTTATGGAAACGCTTACAGATGCCGAGTTTGAAAATAGGCCTTCGCTTGGATGAGCCGTTGACATATTCATCGGGAGTCCCTCCTGTCCGGCGTCGAGTTTGTCGAAAAATCGTCTATAGACCCATTCTATGGAGGTCGAGAAGTCCCGTCAATGCGGTTCGGCAACTTGTAAACCAAGCGTAATATAGCTGTAACATAGGCAATCGAATCGCAATAAAACGAGCCTTGCCGGGGGAAACCGGAAGGCGGTTTTTGTCGCAATGGGAAATTGGTCCCGCGCGGCATAAACGCGGCGGAATTCGGGCGTCAGACAAGGGCCGGCATTCCGCAGGGTTCCGGATTTCTGCTTTACTCCCCGCATCCGTTCGTTTATACTGGGTATAACACGGTTTCACTTGGTGAAACTGCGGGGATTCTTATGCGGCGGGGCAACCTTGTCCGCATAAAGGGGAACTGCGAGATGGAAGATGGAAAACCGACCGTACGCGCCGTCGAACGGGCGCTTGATCTGCTGCTGTGCTTTACGGAAGCCAGCGAATTAACGTTGACGGAGCTGTCCGCCAAGGTCGGCTTGCACAAGAGCACGTCGTATCGGCTGCTCGCCTCGCTGGAGGGCAAGGGCTTCCTCCAGCGCGATCCGGCGACCGACAAATACCGGCTGGGCTACCGCGTCTGGGAGCTGTCGTCGAATCTGTCGAGGGACGACGACCCCGGCATTTTGCTGCTTCCCGAGATGGAACGACTCCGCGATATCGTCGGGGAGACGATCAGCTTGTACGTGCGCGACGATCTGGAGCGCGTCCGCATTCAGGCGGTGCAGAGCAATCAGGCCGTTCGCCGGGTCGCCCCGGTGGGGGCACGGCTGCCGCTTAACGTCGGCGCTTCGAGTAAAGTGCTGATCGCCTTCGAAGAGGAAGCGGTCCGGGAGAAGCTGCTGTCCGAGCTCGATTGGAGCCATACGGACCGGGACGCCTTCGTCCGCCAATTGGAGGAAATCCGCCGCATCGGCTATGCGACCAGCATGGAGGAACGAGAACCGGGAGCGGCCGCGGTGGCGGCGCCAATCTTCAACCGGGGCCGCCGGCTTGTGGCGGCGTTGTCCGTGTCGGGGCCGGTCAGCCGGTTTTTCCCCGATCAGGTGGCCGGGCACGCGCAAGCGATCATGGAGGCGGCCAAACGCATGAGCATGATGCTCCGCTGAAGATACGCAGGGCCGCGTCGCCGGATTCGGCCGCGGCCCCGGTTTTTCTTCGGTTTGCGCGAAGCCGGCGGTACGCGCCGGTGCGGGCTGCGCGCAAGGGCTCCCGCGCGCAGGCTTAACGCTTGCGGGTGCGCCCTTTGCCGTCGGGGCTTCGGGAGGCCGCTCTGCGGCGCGGCGGGCGCCTCCGACTCGGCGACGGGAGAGCGTAGTCGCCGTCGGAATCAATCGGCAGACCGTAATCGTCGTCGGAGTCAAACGTCGGAGCGCCCTCGGACTCAGCGGCCAGCGGCTTCCCGGGAACCGGCTCGGTCCCCGAAACGGGCGCGAGCGTGAAGCCGTCCGTTCCAAGCACGACGGCTTGCGGATGGCTGTGCCGAAGCGTCCGAACGGCGGCGGGTTCCGGGAGCGGTCCCGTCGCGAGCCGATGCAGCTCGCCGGGATCGACGGGTTGCTTGACCGGCGCGAAATGGTAAAGAATATGGCTGACGACATTCCATTGCGTAACCCGGAGATGCTCCCGGTCGGCGTCGGAGTACAAACGGTCGTGGAACGGCGGAAAATAAAAGTACTCCATGCGCAGCAGCCGCAGATCGAGGCTGGCGCCATCTCGGAGGAGCGGCGCGCTCACGGCCGGCAGCTCCCGGGGAAATCCCGAGGAATAACGGTACGCGACGCCGGTGAACGCTTGCGGCGTATATTCGTTGAACGCCGTCCGGCTGGCGGGATGTCCGGCAAACGCGGCTGAGTGGGCGTAAGGCGCAAGCACGCAGACGATCCCCAGGTGGCGCGTCACGCGGTACAGCTCGCGGACATGCCCGATCAGGCCGTCGGCGTATTCCAGGCATCCGCTGACCAACACGGCGGAAACGGAGCTGTCCCCGTACGTCCGCAGCTTTCTCAGGTCCTCCGGCTTGCCAAGCTCAAGCTGCATGTGTATCGCCTCCTTCTCGCTTATCGGCAGTTGCTCCAATGTATGGGTGGACAACCCGGCTTGGTCCCGGACAAATATACCGGGACAAGTGCGGGAGTTTTGCGGTCCGGGCGGAGAGAAGGAGCGATAAGGCGGCAGCGGCGCCGCGAGGCCGGCCGGTGTATGGCCGCGGCTCGCGCTTTATTGTCTGCCGCGCGGCAGCCCCAGAGCCTCGGCGATCAGTTCGAACGAGCGGAGCCGCTCTTCGTGCCCGTGCACCATCGTCGAGATCATCACCTCGTCGGCCTTCGTCTCTTCCGCCAGCTTGGCGATGCCCGCCAGAACCTTGTCCGGCGTGCCGATAAAGCTGAGCGCGCGGTAAGCCTGCACGTGCATGCGCTCGATCGGCGAGTAATCGTAGGACATCGCTTCCTCCGGAGACGGCAACGGTCCGTGCTCGCCGCGCTGAAGCTTCACCCATTGGAGATCCATCGAGCTGGCGAGGCGGTCGGCCTGCTCGTCCGTCTCCGCGCAAACCGCCGACACGGTGAGAATGGCATACGGCTTGCTCAGATAAGCCGAAGGCTGGAAGCCTTCGCGATAGGCGCGCATGGGCTCGGACGCGCCGTTCGGGCTGAAGTGGGCGGCGAATGAGAAGCCCAAGCCGAGCCGCGCCGCCAGCTTGGCGCTGTAATCGCTGGAGCCGAGCAGCCAGATCGGAGGGACGGCGACGTCCTCGGGCGTGGCCTTCACCGGATGGATGCCTTCCGCGAACGCGATCAGTTCGTTGATCTGTTCGGGAAAACGCTCCGCTCCGTAGGCGGAGTTGGCGCCTCGGAGCGCCCGGGCCGTGGCGGGGTCCGTTCCCGGCGCGCGGCCGATGCCGAGATCGATCCGGTCGGGATAGAGCGCCTCCAGCATGCGGAAGGATTCCGCAACGGCCAGCGAAGAATGGTTCGGCAGCATCACGCCGCCGGAGCCGAGACGGATGCGCGACGTCTGGGCGGCGACATGGGCGATCAGCACGGCCGGCGTCGTGCTGGCGACCCCCGGCATGCCGTGGTGCTCCGCATACCAGACGCGTGAATAGCCGAGCCGTTCGGCCTGCTGCGCCAAGCGGACCGCCATGCGGTAAGACTCCGCGCTGGAATAGCCGGAGCCGATCGGAACGAGGTCGAGGATGGAGAGCGGCAGGTTCATGGAGTCATTCCTCCGTTCGTTGAAAGTTGGATGTTCTTCCGTCATTGTACTCCTCGCCGCGCCGCCCATCAAACGCATGGCCGCCGCAGGACTGCCGGGACGGGAGCCGCATCGGGATCGGGCAACGAGTGGCTGCGGCACGGGAAAGCCCTGGACGGATCAAACGGCGGCCGGCTTTGCGAATGAATCAGGCCCCGAAAATCGGATGAAGCGCATCATACTTGACGAAGGCGGGATTTTACCATGATCGAGCGGATTGGCCAATGGATTGGAACGTTAAGCGGACACCGGCCTTCTCTGGCGCCGGAGAGAATCTGGAACGAGGAACTCGACCGCGACATCGCGGAGCTGCCAGAGGAAGGCGCTTGGCGCGCCGTCAAGGCCGGGCTGCATCTCTGGAACGAAAGCCTGGAGCGGTCGCATGAGCTGGCCCAAGAACTGCCCGACCGCACGGGAAGCTACTGGCACGGGTTGATGCACCGGATGGAGCCGGATTACGACAACGCCCGCTATTGGTTTCATCGGGTGTCCGACCATCCGGCTTACGCGGACGTTCAGCGGGCCGCGGCGGAATATTTGCGCGCCGGCGGCTTGGCGCAAGTGGCCGAAGCGGACGTAAAAGGCAAGCTGGAGTCGATCGCCGGGGCGGCCCGGTGGCAGCCGTTCGTCTTCATCGACGCCGTGGAGAGGCATATGAGCCGCGCCGGGACGGAGAAGGACGCGGGGACGGAATCCGTCCTGAGAGAGATTCAGCGGCTGGAGATAAAAGCGCTGCTGGCGTATTGCGCGGGGCTGCTGGACTGACGCGACAACGGTCCGGCGCGCATCCGCGGCGGCTCGACGATTTTGACAAGCTGGCGCTTCAGGCGAACAACCGAAGAACGGCCCGGCGGCTTGAGCCGTCGGGCTTTTTTGTGCGGGTCGGGACAAGACTAAAAAATTCCGCATGCGAAGTTAAATTATTCCCCGGTTTTCCGTCCGGAACTTCTTTACACTCTATTGAAGACGCTTACAATAAAGCGCCCGACTTTTTATCCGGCGTAGGCACGCGCATGCAGAGGCAAATCCGGCAGGAAGACGCCCGATCGCGACCGCCGGACAGCGGAGGTGATGCCGCTTCAAGAGAGCTTGCCCGGATTGGACAAGAAAATGCAGGACGAGCGACGTTGGCTTGCCATGCTCCGCGGCACGGTATTGCCAGAATGGCGACAATATGACTTCTTGCAAGTCACGGATGGGGGCTTTAGCCATGAGAAGAACTTCGTATGCAGCAATCGCTTTATGGCTGGTGTTCAGCTTGAGTCTGGCCGCTTGCGGTTCGGCCGCCGGCGGCGCCGGCAACACCGCGGATGCGGGATCATCCGCGCAGAATAACCTGGCAGCCGATGGCCCGACCGCC
The nucleotide sequence above comes from Paenibacillus thermoaerophilus. Encoded proteins:
- the folE gene encoding GTP cyclohydrolase I FolE, whose translation is MAGAKDYRNVMVDRNREQLEHHVREILRLIGEDVDREGLLDTPARVVRMYEEIFAGYSVDPKDVLGVTFDEDHEELVIIKDIVYYSQCEHHMAPFFGKVHVGYIPSGRIAGLSKFARLVEAITRRLQVQERITSDIADILERELKPHGVIVVVEGEHLCMCARGVKKPGSKTVTSAVRGSFRDNAALRAEFMSLLNR
- a CDS encoding alpha/beta hydrolase encodes the protein MWIAVVLVALVAAPAIGFHAYVAWILARPDPIPLSSNPMAAHGLAYEDVTFPAVGYPSRLEGWYVPAGNSKRTIVFSHGYGANREEYWVPMLDLTKAVHQLGYNALLFDYGYVYNEKQPVTAGVIETRELLGAIQFAKEKGAEEIFVWGFSMGAGIALQAALQTDDLSGMLLDSTFLLTADTLYHNLRQYVNLPRFPSVYLIKWFFPMLNGVSLQEIPTERVLSTTYDIPIYMMHGKLDDKAPFELAEKLAANQSSHEASGLWLVPDGYHELLFRYHKKEYMSRVVQFLNAVSGDTRPVRAPSGVISAEAEGSAEPA
- a CDS encoding IclR family transcriptional regulator, giving the protein MEDGKPTVRAVERALDLLLCFTEASELTLTELSAKVGLHKSTSYRLLASLEGKGFLQRDPATDKYRLGYRVWELSSNLSRDDDPGILLLPEMERLRDIVGETISLYVRDDLERVRIQAVQSNQAVRRVAPVGARLPLNVGASSKVLIAFEEEAVREKLLSELDWSHTDRDAFVRQLEEIRRIGYATSMEEREPGAAAVAAPIFNRGRRLVAALSVSGPVSRFFPDQVAGHAQAIMEAAKRMSMMLR
- a CDS encoding LLM class flavin-dependent oxidoreductase — translated: MNLPLSILDLVPIGSGYSSAESYRMAVRLAQQAERLGYSRVWYAEHHGMPGVASTTPAVLIAHVAAQTSRIRLGSGGVMLPNHSSLAVAESFRMLEALYPDRIDLGIGRAPGTDPATARALRGANSAYGAERFPEQINELIAFAEGIHPVKATPEDVAVPPIWLLGSSDYSAKLAARLGLGFSFAAHFSPNGASEPMRAYREGFQPSAYLSKPYAILTVSAVCAETDEQADRLASSMDLQWVKLQRGEHGPLPSPEEAMSYDYSPIERMHVQAYRALSFIGTPDKVLAGIAKLAEETKADEVMISTMVHGHEERLRSFELIAEALGLPRGRQ